A window from Hemibagrus wyckioides isolate EC202008001 linkage group LG17, SWU_Hwy_1.0, whole genome shotgun sequence encodes these proteins:
- the si:ch211-137a8.4 gene encoding glutamic acid-rich protein isoform X2, whose translation MAATEANTEPVQVDAGETKAEEEPSNTETSPVPTEETQPTTEAPQTTETSTDNKVKPASEKIWDSFLNKSGLGKVMGGKKKKEHSTVEEVLAEDPDKTSSTNKNDQGEEAEPKDQSTSQPSSEAATDGQVIEKVPDNEEAIQEQKAPGAKPKQGEKSSVRDFIRNPVAKIFSHKSTEKKEGTGDLSKHGKVRSKSLDRLEDADGSTAVVDQNEDPQSPEEADKSTSQPAKPMKRWHSFKKLMAQKSHKKSTDEAKDAEGAEGGSVDAAGDTGTLDSTTKLEHTGQKRWKLKRSWTFQGIKRDPSIVGIHKPKDKDSSDNLKDETTPEAGQGAMQISEDAKVSGDGETQEKTPEDGEEDKEATAAATATTHTKIVDQHANDIWTSFKKRVIPKSKKAADAGGEEEEPTGEQEQTEEPQAGKDSGKTAKSKRTHFNRAVSLKNFILRKGKSTSIDMGDGSAVQKENKEESKDTDGSADTAGATDLPQAGSEDQAATPCESNNGAQVVDEHKSFDGEDKSLPSIPSGEQSDTPHLSSEGGDQTEPNAEPKTNGENGYSGSAAEDTTAHNEPPVQVDVVKEEETNQEDTNSSDKTCAKDGKILSPDGNCGTENTVAESEKMAGNV comes from the exons ATGGCAGCAACAGAGGCTAACACGGAACCAGTTCAAGTGGATGCTGGGGAGACCAAAGCTGAGGAGGAGCCTTCAAACACAGAGACATCCCCGGTACCAACTGAGGAAACGCAGCCTACCACCGAGGCACCCCAAACCACAGAGACTTCAACAGATAACAAAGTCAAGCCAGCCTCAGAGAAAATCTGGGACTCTTTTCTGAACAAAAGTGGGCTTGGTAAAGTAATgggagggaagaagaaaaaagagcaTAGTACAGTAGAAGAGGTTCTTGCAGAAGATCCAGATAAGACCTCATCCACAAATAAGAATGATCAAGGAGAGGAAGCTGAGCCTAAAGACCAGTCAACTAGTCAGCCTTCAAGTGAAGCAGCGACGGATGGCCAAGTTATTGAAAAAGTACCAGACAATGAGGAGGCTATCCAAGAGCAGAAGGCACCTGGTGCCAAGCCAAAGCAGGGAGAAAAGTCCAGTGTACGTGATTTCATTCGCAATCCTGTTGCCAAGATTTTCTCCCACAAAAgcacagagaaaaaagaaggcACCGGAGACCTATCAAAACATGGAAAGGTTCGATCAAAATCTCTTGACAGACTGGAGGATGCTGATGGCAGCACAGCTGTAGTGGATCAAAATGAGGACCCACAATCACCAGAAGAGGCAGACAAGTCAACTTCCCAACCTGCAAAACCAATGAAACGCTGGCATTCCTTTAAGAAGCTTATGGCACAAAAGAGCCACAAGAAAAGCACTGATGAAGCCAAGGATGCAGAAGGAGCAGAGGGTGGCAGTGTAGATGCAGCAGGGGACACTGGGACACTGGACTCAACAACAAAGTTAGAGCACACTGGGCAAAAAAGGTGGAAATTGAAGAGGTCATGGACTTTTCAAGGTATAAAGAGAGATCCATCAATTGTCGGAATCCACAAACCAAAGGACAAAGACTCTTCAGATAATCTCAAAGATGAAACTACCCCAGAGGCAGGTCAGGGGGCCATGCAAATTTCTGAAGATGCAAAGGTATCAGGTGATGGAGAAACTCAAGAGAAGACCCCTGAAGATGGAGAAGAGGATAAAGAGGCAACTGCAGCAGCAACTGCAACAACGCATACAAAAATTGTAGACCAGCATGCAAATGATATCTGGACCTCATTTAAAAAGCGAGTAATTCCCAAGTCAAAGAAAGCAGCAGATGCtggtggagaagaagaagaaccaaCAGGTGAACAAGAACAGACTGAAGAACCACAGGCGGGTAAAGACTCAGGCAAGACTGCCAAGTCAAAAAGGACACATTTCAACCGTGCTGTCTCACTCAAGAATTTCATACTCCGTAAGGGGAAAAGTACTAGCATCGATATGGGGGATGGCTCAGCAGTacagaaagagaataaagaggaaAGTAAAGACACGGATGGCTCTGCAGACACAGCTGGGGCAACTGACCTCCCACAGGCTGGATCAGAGGACCAGGCTGCCACACCATGTGAGAGCAACAACGGAGCTCAGGTGGTAGATGAGCACAAAAGTTTTGATGGAGAGGATAAGTCCCTCCCAAGCATACCATCTGGCGAGCAGTCAGACACGCCTCACTTATCATCAGAGGGAGGAGACCAGACAGAGCCAAATGCGGAACCCAAGACCAATGGCGAGAACGGATATTCAGGTTCTGCAGCAGAAGACACCACAGCACATAATGAGCCCCCTGTCCAGGTTGATGTTGTAAAGGAAGAAGAGACAAACCAGGAGGACACCAACTCTAGTGACAAAACTTGTGCAAAGGATGGGAAGATTCTGAGTCCAGATGGGAACTGTGGTACTGAAAACACAGTTGCTGAAAGCG AAAAAATGGCGGGAAACGTGTGA
- the si:ch211-137a8.4 gene encoding glutamic acid-rich protein isoform X1 produces MAATEANTEPVQVDAGETKAEEEPSNTETSPVPTEETQPTTEAPQTTETSTDNKVKPASEKIWDSFLNKSGLGKVMGGKKKKEHSTVEEVLAEDPDKTSSTNKNDQGEEAEPKDQSTSQPSSEAATDGQVIEKVPDNEEAIQEQKAPGAKPKQGEKSSVRDFIRNPVAKIFSHKSTEKKEGTGDLSKHGKVRSKSLDRLEDADGSTAVVDQNEDPQSPEEADKSTSQPAKPMKRWHSFKKLMAQKSHKKSTDEAKDAEGAEGGSVDAAGDTGTLDSTTKLEHTGQKRWKLKRSWTFQGIKRDPSIVGIHKPKDKDSSDNLKDETTPEAGQGAMQISEDAKVSGDGETQEKTPEDGEEDKEATAAATATTHTKIVDQHANDIWTSFKKRVIPKSKKAADAGGEEEEPTGEQEQTEEPQAGKDSGKTAKSKRTHFNRAVSLKNFILRKGKSTSIDMGDGSAVQKENKEESKDTDGSADTAGATDLPQAGSEDQAATPCESNNGAQVVDEHKSFDGEDKSLPSIPSGEQSDTPHLSSEGGDQTEPNAEPKTNGENGYSGSAAEDTTAHNEPPVQVDVVKEEETNQEDTNSSDKTCAKDGKILSPDGNCGTENTVAESAEKMAGNV; encoded by the exons ATGGCAGCAACAGAGGCTAACACGGAACCAGTTCAAGTGGATGCTGGGGAGACCAAAGCTGAGGAGGAGCCTTCAAACACAGAGACATCCCCGGTACCAACTGAGGAAACGCAGCCTACCACCGAGGCACCCCAAACCACAGAGACTTCAACAGATAACAAAGTCAAGCCAGCCTCAGAGAAAATCTGGGACTCTTTTCTGAACAAAAGTGGGCTTGGTAAAGTAATgggagggaagaagaaaaaagagcaTAGTACAGTAGAAGAGGTTCTTGCAGAAGATCCAGATAAGACCTCATCCACAAATAAGAATGATCAAGGAGAGGAAGCTGAGCCTAAAGACCAGTCAACTAGTCAGCCTTCAAGTGAAGCAGCGACGGATGGCCAAGTTATTGAAAAAGTACCAGACAATGAGGAGGCTATCCAAGAGCAGAAGGCACCTGGTGCCAAGCCAAAGCAGGGAGAAAAGTCCAGTGTACGTGATTTCATTCGCAATCCTGTTGCCAAGATTTTCTCCCACAAAAgcacagagaaaaaagaaggcACCGGAGACCTATCAAAACATGGAAAGGTTCGATCAAAATCTCTTGACAGACTGGAGGATGCTGATGGCAGCACAGCTGTAGTGGATCAAAATGAGGACCCACAATCACCAGAAGAGGCAGACAAGTCAACTTCCCAACCTGCAAAACCAATGAAACGCTGGCATTCCTTTAAGAAGCTTATGGCACAAAAGAGCCACAAGAAAAGCACTGATGAAGCCAAGGATGCAGAAGGAGCAGAGGGTGGCAGTGTAGATGCAGCAGGGGACACTGGGACACTGGACTCAACAACAAAGTTAGAGCACACTGGGCAAAAAAGGTGGAAATTGAAGAGGTCATGGACTTTTCAAGGTATAAAGAGAGATCCATCAATTGTCGGAATCCACAAACCAAAGGACAAAGACTCTTCAGATAATCTCAAAGATGAAACTACCCCAGAGGCAGGTCAGGGGGCCATGCAAATTTCTGAAGATGCAAAGGTATCAGGTGATGGAGAAACTCAAGAGAAGACCCCTGAAGATGGAGAAGAGGATAAAGAGGCAACTGCAGCAGCAACTGCAACAACGCATACAAAAATTGTAGACCAGCATGCAAATGATATCTGGACCTCATTTAAAAAGCGAGTAATTCCCAAGTCAAAGAAAGCAGCAGATGCtggtggagaagaagaagaaccaaCAGGTGAACAAGAACAGACTGAAGAACCACAGGCGGGTAAAGACTCAGGCAAGACTGCCAAGTCAAAAAGGACACATTTCAACCGTGCTGTCTCACTCAAGAATTTCATACTCCGTAAGGGGAAAAGTACTAGCATCGATATGGGGGATGGCTCAGCAGTacagaaagagaataaagaggaaAGTAAAGACACGGATGGCTCTGCAGACACAGCTGGGGCAACTGACCTCCCACAGGCTGGATCAGAGGACCAGGCTGCCACACCATGTGAGAGCAACAACGGAGCTCAGGTGGTAGATGAGCACAAAAGTTTTGATGGAGAGGATAAGTCCCTCCCAAGCATACCATCTGGCGAGCAGTCAGACACGCCTCACTTATCATCAGAGGGAGGAGACCAGACAGAGCCAAATGCGGAACCCAAGACCAATGGCGAGAACGGATATTCAGGTTCTGCAGCAGAAGACACCACAGCACATAATGAGCCCCCTGTCCAGGTTGATGTTGTAAAGGAAGAAGAGACAAACCAGGAGGACACCAACTCTAGTGACAAAACTTGTGCAAAGGATGGGAAGATTCTGAGTCCAGATGGGAACTGTGGTACTGAAAACACAGTTGCTGAAAGCG CAGAAAAAATGGCGGGAAACGTGTGA
- the zgc:162698 gene encoding transmembrane protein 87A-like: protein MATFVTHCVFSPNRRNTLLALAFILTSIPPLNAVLEKGKWTLDVDSDIIKKQNYFYYPKTMFNKSLIEIKWLREECNPPVNLTISWYLRSCRCFEEAFGLDSQRASSYFGSETVSKIGDSGSFITHKYDPIECHRPMAKNVLAVPDFDKQTPLKTQQLVTSNTPARRRRDTEASETHPKVSSSVVENKDKIPSADQNPAQEAVAQTWEDSPYMFIIYITKPDTDTKWSITLEITMWGPHQYMSASEWPLMIFYMVMCIIYVLLGVLWLALSACYWRDLLRIQFWIGGVIFLGMLEKAVYYAEFQSIRYDGLSVQGAVVFAEVLSAVKRTLARVLVIIASLGYGIVKPRLGALLHRVVGVGLLYLGFSVVEGVLRVNSEQGSSSRLLCDIVLAVTDSCVVCYIFISLAQTMKLLRLRRNVVKLSLYRHFTNTLIFAVIASVIFIIWTTKTFKLSKCQSDWREMWIDDAFWRFLFSTILLVIMFLWRPSANNQRYAFSPLVDEISDEEAEQLVNEAFEGVKMRGIKSETNGSVKPSKVDEDLKWVEENIPSSMADVALPPLLDSDEEIMTTKFEMSKME, encoded by the exons ATGGCAACTTTTGTAACCCACTGTGTATTCTCGCCAAATCGGAGAAACACTTTGCTTGCATTGGCTTTCATTTTAACATCCATTCCGCCGCTTAATGCCGTATTAGAGAAGGGGAAATGGACTCTCGATGTGGACAGC GAcataataaagaaacaaaattacTTCTATTACCCAAAGACGATGTTTAATAAGTCCCTGATTGAAATCAAAT GGCTCAGAGAAGAATGCAATCCTCCTGTAAACTTGACTATATCGTGGTATCTACGCAGCTGCCGGTGCTTTGAAGAAGCATTTGGTCTAGAT TCTCAAAGGGCGTCGTCGTACTTCGGCAGCGAAACAGTGAGTAAGATCGGAGACAGCGGGTCCTTTATCACCCACAAGTACGATCCGATCGAATGCCACCGACCCATGGCCAAAAATGTG TTGGCAGTGCCAGATTTTGATAAACAAACACCTCTGAAAACTCAACAACTG GTAACATCAAATACACCAGCTAGGAggaggagagacacagag GCCTCAGAAACTCATCCAAAGGTGTCAAGCAGTGTTGTGGAAAATAAAGACAAGATTCCGTCAGCTGATCAG AACCCCGCACAAGAAGCCGTGGCACAGACTTGGGAGGACAGCCCTTACATGTTCATTATCTACATTACAAAGCCAGACACAGATACAAAATGGAGCATTACGT TGGAAATCACCATGTGGGGTCCTCATCAGTACATGTCAGCCTCGGAGTGGCCTCTTATGATT TTCTACATGGTGATGTGCATCATTTACGTGCTGTTGGGTGTGCTGTGGCTTGCTCTCTCTGCCTGCTACTGGAGAGACCTTTTGCGTATCCAGTTCTGGATAGGAGGTGTCATTTTCCTGGGCATGCTAGAGAAGGCTGTCTACTATGCAGAGTTTCAGAGCATCCGCTATGATGGACTCTCGG TCCAGGGTGCGGTGGTTTTTGCTGAAGTATTGTCTGCTGTGAAGAGAACTCTGGCTCGAGTGCTTGTCATAATTGCCAGTCTGGGTTATGGTATTGTCAA aCCAAGGCTTGGAGCGTTGCTGCACAGAGTGGTAGGAGTAGGACTGCTCTATCTCGGCTTCTCCGTTGTCGAGGGCGTTCTCAGAGTCAACTCG GAGCAGGGGAGCTCCAGCAGACTACTGTGTGACATTGTTCTGGCTGTCACTGACTCTTGCGTTGTGTG TTACATATTCATAAGCTTGGCACAAACCATGAAGCTTTTGCGGCTTAGGAGAAACGTGGTTAAGCTCTCCCTTTATCGCCACTTCACCAACACCCTCATCTTTGCAGTCATAG CTTCAGTCATTTTTATCATTTGGACAACAAAGACCTTCAAGTTATCAAAATGCCAGTCT GACTGGAGGGAGATGTGGATAGATGATGCATTCTGGCGTTTTCTCTTCTCTACTATCTTGCTTGTCATCATGTTCCTGTGGAGGCCATCTGCCAACAATCAGAG GTATGCTTTTAGCCCACTGGTGGATGAGATTAGTGATGAGGAAGCAGAGCAACTAGTGAATGAAGCCTTTG AAGGTGTTAAAATGAGAGGTATTAAATCAGAGACCAATGGAAGTGTGAAGCCTAGTAAAGTG GATGAAGATCTGAAATGGGTTGAAGAAAACATCCCCTCTTCAATGGCTGATGT TGCACTGCCCCCTCTGTTGGACTCAGATGAG gaaaTCATGACAACAAAATTTGAAATGTCAAAGATGGAATAA